The Chitinophagales bacterium genome segment ATGTTGGCGGCAGCTTATTTAAAGCAAAAAAATATTGATGAAAGCATAGCATGTGCCAAAAAGTGTAGTATCTATTATAAAAAAACCGAAAGAAAATTAAATTTGAGAGACAGCTACGAAATTTTAATGAAATGCTATGAAGAAAAAAAAGACTTTATAAATCTTGCAGCATTTCAAAAGAAATATATTCTGTTATTAGAAGATTTGAATAAAGAAAAAGAACACAATGCCATAGAACAATTTGAAATAAAATATAAAACGGCAGAAAATGAAATAGAAATAGAAAAGCAAAAATCGGAATCCATAAAATTTCATTTGCAAGCACTGCGTTCGCAAATGAATCCTCATTTTATATTTAATGCTATAGATTCTGTAGTTTATAATATGGATAAAGGCGAGTTTGATAAATCAAAGCAATTACTTGCCAGTTTTGCCCGTTTAATGCGTGCCAATATTGAGTTTACTGAGCAAGCCAATATCAGTTTAGAAGAAGAGATTCGTTTTTTAAAAGATTATTTAGTTGTAGAGCAAAGCAGACTACACCAAGCCTTTGATTTTGAAATAAACTACCATAAAGATTTAGAAATTGATTTTATAGAACTACCCAGCATGTTGCTACAGCTTTTTGTAGAAAACGCCATAAAGCACGGCATAATGCCTTTAACAGAAAGGAAAGGAAAAATAGAACTAACATTTGAAGATAAAGACGATATGCTCCTTTGCACTATTACAGATAATGGCATAGGCAGAAAAAAAGCAAAAGAAATACGCAATGCTAAAAGTCATTTGGGGAAATCTACCAAAATAATAGCCGAAAGACTACGCATGTTGGAGCAGCATTTTTCATATAAAATTACGGTTTCTTATACCGATTTATATAATAAAAGCAAGCAAGCTGCCGGTACAAGCGTACAAATATCTATTCCCATATAATGAGGGGAGGTATTAGTTGTTGGTGAATAGTCGTTAGTTATTGGTCATTAGTCAATAGACTTTCGTTATTTATAATATTCATAAAACTTTGCGTCTTTAACGTCTTTGCGAG includes the following:
- a CDS encoding histidine kinase; translated protein: MSKNNIEILKNKLIVATDFREIQETKLLLAKLLILSNVEEALVLCNEIISVTEHQKEYHDLFYKANAILIRHFAHRGNFDKITQLNNKISLIKHPNITIDTTTEVEFSFMFIYKYLNKLDDALVLGKKLLEENYKFLNKENKINFHLHMGELYMKLTYKDLAAEELNKGLQLFEEDEETQDKANFHFTFGMLMYEDKKYEIAINQLNKAKEIELKNEGRAIPKAQIFAMLARCYMSINNKKKMLASNSQAQKYALLSNNPVFNKLIIGEQIDLFVKVNKIKEAIEIGNILRKDKEYKKNDSFYYGSLNMLAAAYLKQKNIDESIACAKKCSIYYKKTERKLNLRDSYEILMKCYEEKKDFINLAAFQKKYILLLEDLNKEKEHNAIEQFEIKYKTAENEIEIEKQKSESIKFHLQALRSQMNPHFIFNAIDSVVYNMDKGEFDKSKQLLASFARLMRANIEFTEQANISLEEEIRFLKDYLVVEQSRLHQAFDFEINYHKDLEIDFIELPSMLLQLFVENAIKHGIMPLTERKGKIELTFEDKDDMLLCTITDNGIGRKKAKEIRNAKSHLGKSTKIIAERLRMLEQHFSYKITVSYTDLYNKSKQAAGTSVQISIPI